In Terriglobia bacterium, the genomic window CCGGTGCGGCTGATCTGCCTCGCGCTGCTGCTTGCGATCGCAGCGCTGGCCTGCCGGATCGCCAGCTTCTGGTGAGTCCCGACAAAACCTTGTTTTCCGATTGTTAGGCTTCTCCGCCCTAGACTCGGGCGAACCGATTTTTCGCCCGGCTTTCACATGATTCTCGATCTCGCCCGCATTCTGGTATTCCCGGCCTTGATGGCGTTTGCCGCCGCCAGCGACCTCTTCACCATGACGATCTCCAACCGCGTCTCGATCCTGCTGGCTGCGGCCTTCCTGCTGCTGGCGGTCGCCACGGGCATGGGGCCTTACGACATCCTCTCCCATCTTGGCGCCGGCGCGCTGGTGCTCCTGATCGCCTTCGGCTGCTTTGCGATGGGCTGGGTCGGCGGCGGCGACGCCAAGGTCGCAGCGGCCGCCGCACTGTGGTTCGGCTTCGGCCATCTCTTGAACTACCTGCTCTACGCCTCGCTGTTCGGCGGCGTGCTCACCATCGTGCTGCTGCAGATGCGGCAATGGCCGCTGCCCTATGCGCTGACCGGCCAGACCTGGCTGCTGCGGCTGCACGCCAAGGAGAGCGGCATCCCCTACGGCGTTGCCCTCGCCATCGGCGCGCTGATGATCTATCCCGAGACCGAGTGGGTAAAGGCA contains:
- a CDS encoding prepilin peptidase, which translates into the protein MILDLARILVFPALMAFAAASDLFTMTISNRVSILLAAAFLLLAVATGMGPYDILSHLGAGALVLLIAFGCFAMGWVGGGDAKVAAAAALWFGFGHLLNYLLYASLFGGVLTIVLLQMRQWPLPYALTGQTWLLRLHAKESGIPYGVALAIGALMIYPETEWVKAVDLAHFAIH